The following proteins are encoded in a genomic region of Rhizobium sp. CCGE531:
- a CDS encoding HlyC/CorC family transporter, translating to MTVESTLAILFEYWPEIASIIVLVLLSAFFSGSETALTAVSRTRIHTLEANGDESAGVVRRLIERRDRLIGTLLIGNNLANILSSSLATSVFLGLFGNSGVALATAAMTVILVIFAEVLPKSWAISTPDRFALNVAAPVRLFVAVVGPVSSFVNAIVRLILGIFGINLSKEVSMLSAHEELRGAVDLLHREGSVVKADRDRLGGVLDLGELELSDIMVHRTAMRAINADDPPEVVVRAILDSPYTRMPLWRGTIDNIIGVVHAKDLLRALAERNVEPENLDIVKIAQKPWFVPDSTNLEDQLNAFLRRKQHFAVVVDEYGEVQGIVTLEDILEEIVGDIADEHDLDIQGVRQEADGSIVVDGVVPIRDLNRALDWHLPDEEATTIAGLVIHESMTIPEERQAFTFYGKRFIVMKREKNRITKLRIRPAETEEVKPN from the coding sequence ATGACGGTCGAAAGCACGCTGGCTATATTGTTCGAATATTGGCCCGAGATCGCCTCGATCATCGTGCTCGTGCTGCTGTCGGCATTCTTCTCCGGTTCGGAAACGGCGTTGACCGCGGTCTCCCGGACGCGAATCCACACGCTGGAGGCCAATGGCGACGAAAGCGCCGGCGTCGTGCGCCGCCTCATCGAGCGCCGCGACCGGCTGATCGGCACCTTGCTCATCGGCAACAATCTCGCGAACATTCTGTCGTCGTCATTGGCGACCAGCGTGTTCCTCGGCCTGTTCGGCAATTCTGGCGTGGCGCTGGCCACGGCTGCGATGACCGTCATCCTCGTCATCTTCGCCGAGGTGCTGCCGAAAAGCTGGGCGATTTCGACGCCGGATCGCTTTGCGCTCAACGTGGCCGCGCCGGTGCGGCTGTTTGTCGCTGTCGTCGGCCCGGTATCGAGTTTCGTCAACGCCATCGTTCGCTTGATTCTCGGCATTTTCGGCATCAACCTCTCCAAGGAAGTGTCGATGCTGTCGGCGCATGAGGAGCTGCGCGGCGCCGTGGATCTGCTTCATCGCGAAGGTTCGGTCGTCAAGGCCGACCGCGACCGTCTTGGCGGCGTGCTCGATCTCGGCGAGCTGGAGCTTTCCGACATCATGGTGCACCGTACGGCGATGCGCGCCATCAATGCCGATGATCCGCCCGAGGTGGTGGTGCGCGCCATTCTCGACAGTCCCTACACGCGCATGCCGCTCTGGCGCGGCACCATCGACAACATCATCGGCGTCGTGCATGCCAAGGATCTGCTGCGGGCGCTGGCGGAGCGAAATGTCGAACCGGAAAATCTCGACATCGTCAAAATCGCGCAAAAGCCCTGGTTCGTGCCCGACAGCACTAACCTCGAAGACCAGCTCAACGCCTTCCTGCGCCGCAAGCAGCATTTCGCCGTCGTCGTCGACGAATATGGCGAGGTGCAGGGCATCGTCACCCTGGAAGACATTCTGGAGGAGATCGTCGGCGATATCGCCGACGAGCATGACCTCGACATCCAGGGCGTGCGGCAGGAGGCCGACGGCTCGATCGTCGTCGATGGCGTCGTGCCGATTCGCGACCTCAATCGTGCTCTCGACTGGCATTTGCCCGACGAGGAGGCAACGACAATCGCCGGTCTCGTCATCCACGAATCGATGACCATCCCGGAAGAGCGTCAGGCCTTCACCTTCTACGGCAAGCGCTTCATCGTCATGAAGCGGGAAAAGAACCGCATCACCAAGCTGCGCATCCGCCCTGCCGAGACGGAAGAGGTGAAGCCGAACTAG
- the aroB gene encoding 3-dehydroquinate synthase — protein MNAITPASAERLVRVPLDERAYDILIGPGLIARAGREIAARLTGRKAAVITDENVAPHYLDALIASLEAAGIHASSLVLPAGEKTKSFEHLMTVCDAVLTARVERNDTVIALGGGVIGDLSGFAAGIVRRGVRFVQVPTSLLSQVDSSVGGKTGINTHHGKNLVGVFHQPDLVLADTDVLNTLSEREFRAGYAEVAKYGLIDKPDFFAWLEANWRQVFSGGAARIEAIAASCQAKSDVVVADERENGPRALLNLGHTFGHALEAATAYDSRRLVHGEGVAIGMVLAHEFSARLNLASPDDAKRVEAHLKAVGLPTRMGDIPGELPPAETLMDAIAQDKKVKSGKLTFILTRGIGQSFVADDVPSSEVLSFLKEKHP, from the coding sequence ATGAATGCGATCACACCGGCCTCCGCAGAGCGTCTCGTGCGCGTGCCTCTCGACGAGCGCGCCTATGACATCCTGATCGGCCCCGGCCTGATCGCCCGCGCAGGTCGCGAAATCGCCGCGCGGCTGACGGGCCGCAAGGCCGCCGTGATTACGGATGAAAACGTCGCGCCGCATTATCTCGATGCATTGATCGCAAGTCTCGAAGCTGCGGGCATCCATGCCTCCAGCCTCGTCTTGCCGGCCGGCGAAAAGACCAAGAGCTTCGAGCATCTCATGACCGTTTGCGACGCGGTGCTGACCGCGCGCGTGGAGCGCAACGATACGGTGATCGCGCTCGGCGGCGGCGTCATCGGCGACCTCTCAGGCTTTGCCGCCGGCATCGTGCGCCGAGGCGTTCGTTTCGTCCAGGTGCCGACATCGCTGCTGTCGCAGGTGGATTCGTCGGTCGGCGGCAAGACCGGCATCAACACCCATCACGGCAAGAACCTCGTCGGCGTCTTCCATCAGCCGGATCTGGTGCTTGCCGATACCGATGTGCTGAATACGCTCAGCGAACGCGAATTCCGCGCCGGTTACGCCGAGGTCGCCAAATACGGCCTGATCGACAAGCCGGATTTCTTCGCCTGGCTCGAGGCGAACTGGAGGCAAGTCTTCTCGGGTGGTGCTGCTCGTATCGAGGCGATCGCGGCGAGTTGCCAGGCGAAATCCGATGTCGTCGTCGCCGACGAGCGCGAAAATGGTCCTCGGGCTCTGCTCAATCTCGGCCACACCTTCGGCCACGCACTCGAAGCGGCCACCGCTTACGACAGCCGCCGGCTGGTGCATGGAGAAGGCGTGGCGATCGGCATGGTGCTGGCGCATGAATTTTCCGCACGCCTCAATCTCGCAAGTCCCGACGATGCGAAGCGCGTCGAGGCGCATCTGAAGGCCGTCGGCCTGCCGACCCGGATGGGCGATATCCCCGGCGAGCTGCCGCCGGCCGAAACGCTGATGGATGCGATCGCGCAGGACAAGAAGGTCAAGAGCGGCAAGCTCACCTTCATCCTCACGCGCGGCATCGGCCAGTCCTTCGTTGCGGACGATGTGCCGTCCTCGGAGGTCTTGAGCTTCCTGAAGGAAAAACATCCCTGA
- a CDS encoding shikimate kinase has protein sequence MSEQVLTLAKSLKDSARAALGQRNLVLVGLMGAGKSSVGRLLAQQLGIPFVDTDVEIERVSRMTIAELFAAYGELEFRALETRVIKRLLKGGPRVVSTGGGAFINESTRLHVKRGSLSVWLKADLDVLWDRVNKRDTRPLLKTENPKQTLENLMNARYPIYAEADLTVLSRDVSKDVMVKEVLAAIVDGKTKESKVP, from the coding sequence ATGAGTGAACAAGTCCTGACCCTTGCCAAAAGCCTTAAAGACAGCGCGCGCGCTGCGCTGGGTCAGCGCAATCTTGTCCTCGTGGGGTTGATGGGTGCGGGCAAATCCTCGGTCGGCCGGCTTTTGGCACAGCAGCTTGGCATTCCCTTCGTCGATACGGATGTCGAGATCGAGCGCGTGTCGCGCATGACGATCGCCGAACTGTTTGCCGCTTATGGCGAGCTGGAGTTCCGGGCGCTGGAAACGCGCGTCATCAAGCGTCTCCTCAAGGGCGGGCCGCGTGTCGTCTCGACGGGCGGCGGCGCCTTCATCAACGAGAGCACGCGCCTGCATGTCAAGCGCGGCAGCCTTTCCGTCTGGCTGAAGGCCGATCTCGACGTGCTGTGGGACCGGGTCAACAAGCGGGACACGCGCCCTCTGCTCAAGACCGAGAATCCGAAACAGACCCTCGAGAACCTGATGAATGCGCGCTACCCCATCTATGCGGAAGCCGATCTTACGGTTCTCTCCCGTGATGTGAGCAAGGACGTCATGGTCAAGGAAGTCCTTGCCGCCATCGTCGACGGAAAGACAAAAGAAAGCAAAGTGCCATGA
- the xerD gene encoding site-specific tyrosine recombinase XerD yields MSTPAVNAKTGARDLGRAHLEAFLEMMSAERGAAVNTLQSYQRDLDDLHSFLSGQGVRLTEAGANDLGAYLSSLSSQGFKASSQARRLSAMRQFYKFLYAEGLRTDDPTGILDAPKKGRALPKTMGVDEVTRLLTQAEQEAAANGPDQLQRLRMLVLLEMLYATGMRVSELVSLPAKVLDQEGRFLMIRGKGNKERLVPLSHSAISALKSYGRLQTEIAANAKQPAPESPWLFPAASKQGYLPRQVFARDLKDLAIRAGLRPSMISPHVMRHAFASHLLANGADLRVVQELLGHSDISTTQIYTHVLEERLHQLVQTHHPLAKQAKKQD; encoded by the coding sequence ATGAGCACACCGGCCGTGAACGCAAAAACCGGCGCGCGTGATCTGGGGCGAGCGCACCTGGAAGCCTTCCTGGAGATGATGAGCGCCGAGCGCGGCGCGGCGGTCAACACGCTGCAGTCCTATCAGCGCGATCTCGACGACCTCCATTCCTTTCTGTCCGGGCAGGGTGTCCGCCTGACGGAAGCCGGCGCCAACGATCTCGGCGCCTATCTTTCCAGCCTGTCGAGCCAGGGCTTCAAAGCCTCGTCGCAGGCGCGGCGGCTCTCCGCCATGCGGCAGTTCTATAAGTTCCTCTATGCGGAAGGCCTGCGCACGGACGATCCCACCGGAATTCTCGATGCGCCCAAGAAAGGCCGCGCGCTACCGAAGACGATGGGCGTCGACGAGGTGACGAGGCTTCTGACCCAGGCCGAGCAGGAAGCAGCGGCTAACGGACCCGACCAGCTGCAGCGCCTGCGCATGCTGGTGCTTCTGGAAATGCTCTACGCGACCGGCATGCGCGTCAGCGAGCTCGTCTCTCTGCCGGCAAAGGTGCTGGATCAGGAGGGCCGCTTCCTGATGATCCGCGGCAAGGGAAACAAGGAACGGCTGGTGCCGCTGTCGCACTCCGCCATTTCGGCCTTGAAGTCCTATGGACGGTTGCAGACGGAGATTGCGGCGAATGCCAAACAGCCCGCGCCGGAGAGCCCATGGCTTTTCCCCGCTGCCTCCAAGCAGGGCTACCTGCCGCGCCAGGTCTTCGCGCGCGATCTCAAGGATCTTGCCATCCGCGCAGGCCTGAGACCCTCGATGATCTCGCCGCATGTGATGCGCCATGCCTTCGCGAGCCATCTTCTGGCCAATGGCGCGGACCTGCGCGTGGTGCAGGAACTTCTCGGCCATTCGGATATTTCGACCACGCAAATCTATACGCACGTGCTGGAAGAACGCCTTCATCAGCTGGTGCAAACGCATCACCCCCTTGCCAAACAGGCAAAAAAACAGGATTAG
- a CDS encoding acetyl-CoA carboxylase carboxyltransferase subunit alpha — MHNYLDFEKPISDLEGKIHELKKLASEDESIDTSDEVGRLEIRVREAMADIYSKLNAWQKTQVARHPQRPHFVDYASTLFTEFTPLAGDRKFSEDAAIQAGFARFRGQPVVLIGQEKGNDTKSRLKHNFGSARPEGYRKAIRILEMADRFQLPVITLVDTAGAYPGVGAEERGQAEAIARSTEMCLGVKVPIVSLVIGEGGSGGAIAIAVGNRVYMLEHSIYSVISPEGAASILWRDSTRAKEAATNMKITAEDLKGLGIIDGIIPEPLGGAHRDPNTVIASAGDTIASALGELSSRSGEQLRNDRRQKFLSMGRNL; from the coding sequence ATGCACAATTATCTGGACTTCGAAAAACCCATCTCGGATCTCGAAGGCAAGATTCACGAGCTCAAGAAACTGGCGAGCGAAGACGAAAGCATCGACACATCGGACGAAGTCGGGCGGCTTGAAATCCGCGTCCGCGAGGCGATGGCCGATATCTATTCCAAGCTCAATGCCTGGCAGAAGACGCAGGTCGCTCGCCATCCGCAGCGCCCGCATTTCGTCGATTATGCCAGCACCCTCTTCACGGAATTCACGCCGCTGGCCGGCGACCGCAAATTCTCCGAGGATGCCGCCATTCAGGCCGGCTTCGCCCGTTTCCGCGGACAGCCCGTCGTCCTCATCGGCCAGGAAAAAGGCAACGATACCAAGAGCCGCCTGAAGCACAATTTCGGCAGCGCCCGGCCGGAAGGCTATCGCAAGGCGATCCGTATCCTTGAAATGGCCGACCGCTTCCAGCTTCCGGTCATCACGCTTGTCGACACGGCCGGCGCCTATCCCGGCGTCGGTGCGGAAGAGCGCGGCCAGGCGGAGGCGATTGCCCGCTCCACCGAGATGTGTCTTGGCGTGAAAGTGCCGATCGTTTCCCTCGTCATCGGGGAAGGCGGCTCCGGCGGCGCCATCGCGATTGCCGTCGGCAATCGCGTCTACATGCTCGAACATTCGATCTACAGCGTGATTTCGCCCGAAGGTGCGGCCTCGATCCTGTGGCGCGATTCAACGCGCGCAAAGGAAGCCGCGACCAACATGAAGATCACGGCCGAAGACCTCAAGGGCCTCGGCATTATCGACGGCATCATCCCCGAGCCGCTCGGTGGCGCGCACCGCGATCCCAACACGGTGATAGCCTCGGCCGGCGACACGATTGCGAGCGCGCTCGGCGAGCTTTCCAGCCGTTCGGGCGAACAGCTGCGCAACGACCGGCGCCAGAAATTCCTCTCCATGGGCCGCAATCTCTAA
- a CDS encoding murein L,D-transpeptidase family protein: protein MRIRHLAYASLMALLLAGCNDALDTASVDLSMVKNKVEQPLPSHILADMTKKGMDRNSPIMIRIFKEEGAMEILKANQNNRFEVIADYKICAWSGRLGPKVKEGDRQAPEGFYMLTPANLNPNSKYYLAINTGFPNRYDAANGRSGANLMIHGACSSSGCYSMTDQQVLEIYAFARDAFKGGQKAIQLEAFPFRMTAENMWKHRLSPNIDFWKMLKVGYDNFEVTKRPPEVEVCEKKYVFNQQASGPFNAGGKCPVMTTPPALQVALATYDKQYQADYAIATKKYDGVAWYDPTEAERKAVVAKQRKGHDLAYAPTGTALAAGKMMKVADLESMTSNQSAQQIARGGTVASPTANPSTASIRVASAAPETTAQQPGGPVVAANIPANVPIPMANPMSQAVNPLAYAPPPPVETAQTEAKKPPFWKFWAKSE from the coding sequence ATGCGCATCCGTCACCTTGCCTATGCCTCATTGATGGCGCTGTTACTCGCCGGCTGCAACGATGCGCTGGACACGGCGTCGGTTGACCTGTCGATGGTCAAGAACAAGGTCGAACAGCCGCTTCCGAGCCATATCCTCGCCGATATGACCAAGAAGGGCATGGACCGCAACTCGCCGATCATGATCCGCATCTTCAAGGAAGAGGGTGCGATGGAGATCCTGAAGGCGAACCAGAACAATCGCTTCGAAGTCATCGCGGATTACAAGATCTGCGCCTGGTCCGGGCGCCTGGGTCCGAAGGTGAAGGAAGGCGACAGGCAGGCGCCGGAAGGCTTCTACATGCTGACGCCGGCCAACCTGAACCCGAATTCGAAATACTACCTCGCCATCAACACCGGCTTCCCGAACCGCTACGACGCCGCCAATGGCCGTAGCGGCGCCAATCTGATGATCCATGGCGCCTGCTCTTCGTCCGGCTGCTATTCGATGACCGACCAGCAGGTGCTGGAAATCTACGCCTTCGCGCGCGACGCCTTCAAGGGCGGCCAGAAGGCAATCCAGCTCGAGGCCTTCCCCTTCCGCATGACTGCGGAAAATATGTGGAAGCACCGCCTCAGCCCCAATATCGACTTCTGGAAGATGCTGAAGGTCGGCTACGACAATTTCGAAGTCACCAAGCGGCCGCCCGAGGTCGAGGTCTGCGAGAAGAAATACGTCTTCAACCAGCAGGCCAGCGGGCCATTCAACGCCGGCGGCAAATGCCCGGTCATGACTACGCCGCCAGCCCTGCAGGTGGCGCTTGCGACCTACGACAAGCAATACCAGGCCGATTATGCCATCGCCACGAAGAAGTACGACGGTGTCGCCTGGTACGATCCGACCGAAGCCGAGCGCAAGGCCGTCGTCGCCAAGCAGCGCAAGGGGCACGATCTTGCCTATGCTCCCACAGGCACCGCACTCGCCGCCGGCAAGATGATGAAGGTTGCCGATCTGGAATCGATGACATCCAACCAATCGGCACAGCAGATTGCGCGCGGCGGCACGGTAGCGAGCCCGACGGCTAATCCCTCGACTGCAAGCATCCGCGTAGCAAGTGCGGCTCCCGAGACGACCGCCCAGCAGCCGGGCGGCCCCGTGGTAGCGGCCAATATTCCGGCCAATGTGCCGATCCCCATGGCGAACCCGATGAGCCAGGCCGTCAATCCACTCGCCTATGCGCCGCCTCCGCCTGTCGAGACCGCGCAGACCGAAGCCAAGAAGCCGCCTTTCTGGAAGTTCTGGGCCAAGAGTGAATAG
- a CDS encoding sulfurtransferase TusA family protein: MNSSDDGIYDLRGLKCPYPAIKTEKRLRGMDSGATLTVETTDPLAAIDIPHLCNEKGHTLLVNEKTESGHRFVIRRG, translated from the coding sequence GTGAATAGCTCGGATGACGGGATCTATGATCTGCGTGGGCTGAAATGCCCCTACCCGGCGATCAAGACGGAAAAGCGCCTGCGCGGCATGGACAGCGGCGCGACGCTGACCGTCGAGACGACCGACCCGCTGGCCGCCATCGATATCCCGCATCTCTGCAATGAGAAAGGCCACACGCTTCTCGTGAACGAAAAGACGGAAAGCGGCCATCGCTTCGTGATCCGGAGAGGCTGA
- a CDS encoding GTP-binding protein: MSVSQQRVPVAILTGFLGAGKSTLLNRILKDGDMRDAAVIINEFGDVGIDHLLVESSGDSIIELSDGCLCCTVRGELVDTLANLMDAMQTGRIRPLKRVVIETTGLADPAPVMQSIMGNPIIANNFDLDGVITVVDAVNGLQTLDNHEEARKQVAVADRLIVSKTGIAGAVPEGQLESRLRALNPRAQILNADSDEAGRAAILVNGLYDPASKIADVGRWLRDELEADGDHHHHDDHDHHDHDHDHHHGDHGHHHHAHHHGHRHQHSHDVTRHDASIRSFSIVETQPIDPMALEMFIDLLRSAHGEKLLRMKAIVAVSDRPERPVVLHGVQNIFHPPVRLPAWPDPEDRRTRMVIITKDLPEDFVKGLFDAFLSKPRVDTPDRAALQDNPLAVPGMRF; this comes from the coding sequence ATGAGCGTTTCGCAGCAAAGAGTGCCGGTTGCCATCCTGACCGGCTTTCTCGGAGCGGGTAAATCGACCTTGCTCAACCGCATCCTCAAGGACGGGGACATGCGCGATGCGGCCGTCATCATCAATGAGTTCGGCGATGTCGGTATCGATCATCTGCTGGTGGAAAGCTCCGGCGATTCCATCATCGAGCTTTCCGATGGCTGCCTGTGCTGCACGGTGCGCGGCGAGCTGGTGGATACGCTGGCGAACCTCATGGACGCCATGCAGACCGGCCGCATCCGGCCGCTGAAGCGCGTCGTCATCGAAACGACCGGCCTTGCCGATCCTGCTCCCGTCATGCAGTCGATCATGGGCAATCCAATCATCGCCAACAATTTCGACCTCGATGGCGTCATCACCGTCGTCGATGCGGTCAACGGCCTGCAGACGCTCGACAATCACGAAGAGGCGCGCAAGCAGGTGGCGGTTGCCGACCGGCTGATCGTTTCCAAGACCGGGATCGCCGGCGCTGTGCCCGAAGGCCAGCTGGAGAGCCGGCTGAGGGCGCTCAATCCGCGCGCGCAGATCCTGAATGCCGATAGCGACGAGGCGGGACGCGCCGCCATTCTCGTCAACGGCCTTTATGACCCGGCTTCGAAGATCGCCGATGTCGGCCGCTGGCTGCGGGACGAGCTGGAGGCGGACGGCGATCATCATCACCATGATGATCACGATCACCACGACCATGATCATGACCACCATCACGGCGATCATGGACATCACCATCATGCACATCACCACGGCCACCGGCATCAGCACAGCCATGATGTGACCCGCCATGACGCCTCGATCCGATCCTTTTCGATCGTCGAGACCCAGCCGATCGACCCGATGGCGCTGGAAATGTTCATCGATCTCCTTCGTTCCGCGCACGGCGAAAAGCTGCTGCGCATGAAGGCGATCGTTGCCGTGTCCGACCGACCGGAGCGCCCCGTCGTGCTGCATGGCGTGCAGAACATCTTCCATCCGCCGGTGCGGCTGCCGGCTTGGCCCGATCCGGAAGACCGCCGCACACGCATGGTGATCATCACCAAGGACCTGCCGGAAGATTTCGTGAAAGGCCTCTTCGACGCCTTCCTCAGCAAGCCGCGCGTCGATACGCCTGACAGGGCGGCGCTGCAGGACAATCCGCTCGCCGTGCCGGGGATGCGGTTTTAG
- a CDS encoding D-alanyl-D-alanine carboxypeptidase family protein, whose translation MAAAASMLFLSTAQTAGANPHILVDVGTGRVLDQQEAFRRWYPASLTKLMTTYVTFRAIQSGQVRLDSPVVMSKLAAAQPPAKMYFKPGQKMTLDNAMKMMLVKSANDLAMAVAETVGGSQQGFVARMNAEAARLGMRDSHFINPNGLPGKGQYTTARDLAILSVALRREFPQYAGYFSLEGFTNGVKQVPNINMLIGRFDGADGMKTGFICASGFNQIASATRNGRTLISVVLGTDSLAARADDSANFLEKGFQNQLSTRDTLATLRPDAPLAADVADVTADICSTKGAQARSETRDPFGRTKVQSPYIHEMDHDPNFVYAGLIGGQDVATAVKGDKDDVTARGDKATRDNKIAISGGASSVPIPMPRPTF comes from the coding sequence ATGGCCGCAGCAGCATCCATGCTTTTCCTGTCGACCGCGCAAACGGCCGGAGCCAATCCGCATATTCTCGTCGATGTCGGCACCGGGCGCGTGCTCGACCAGCAGGAGGCGTTTCGCCGCTGGTATCCCGCTTCGCTCACCAAGCTGATGACGACCTATGTGACGTTCCGGGCCATCCAGTCCGGCCAGGTCAGGCTCGATTCGCCCGTCGTCATGTCGAAGCTTGCAGCGGCACAGCCGCCGGCGAAGATGTATTTCAAGCCGGGCCAGAAGATGACGCTCGACAATGCCATGAAGATGATGCTGGTCAAATCGGCCAACGATCTTGCCATGGCCGTTGCCGAGACCGTCGGCGGTTCGCAGCAGGGCTTCGTGGCGCGGATGAATGCGGAAGCCGCCCGCCTCGGCATGCGCGACTCGCATTTCATCAATCCGAACGGCCTTCCCGGCAAGGGGCAATATACAACGGCGCGCGATCTTGCCATTCTGAGTGTGGCGCTGCGCCGCGAGTTTCCGCAATATGCCGGCTATTTCTCGCTCGAAGGCTTCACCAACGGCGTGAAGCAGGTGCCGAACATCAATATGCTCATCGGCCGCTTCGACGGCGCCGATGGCATGAAGACCGGCTTCATCTGCGCGTCCGGCTTCAACCAGATCGCATCGGCAACCCGCAACGGCCGTACGCTGATCTCGGTCGTTCTCGGAACCGATAGCCTGGCGGCGCGCGCCGACGATTCCGCCAATTTCCTGGAAAAGGGTTTCCAGAACCAGCTGTCGACCCGCGACACGCTGGCGACGCTCAGACCCGACGCGCCGCTTGCAGCCGATGTCGCCGATGTCACCGCCGACATCTGCAGCACCAAGGGCGCGCAGGCGCGCAGCGAAACCCGCGACCCGTTCGGCCGCACCAAGGTACAGTCGCCCTATATCCATGAAATGGATCACGACCCCAATTTCGTCTATGCCGGCCTGATCGGCGGCCAGGATGTCGCGACCGCCGTCAAAGGCGACAAGGACGATGTCACGGCAAGAGGCGACAAGGCGACCAGGGACAACAAAATCGCCATTTCCGGCGGCGCGTCCAGTGTGCCGATCCCGATGCCGCGTCCCACTTTCTGA
- a CDS encoding M20 aminoacylase family protein, giving the protein MPILNRAAELQGEVTEWRRHIHAHPELLYAVENTAAFVAEKLRSFGVDEVVTGIGRTGVVGLIRGKGEGRTVGLRADMDALPLTEITGKPYASETPGKMHACGHDGHTAMLLGAAKYLAENRTFNGNIAVIFQPAEEGGAGGDAMVKDGMMERFKIAEVYGMHNMPGLPVGHFAIRKGAIMAATDEFTVSIKGLGGHAAMPHKTIDPIAIGAQIVSNLQLIASRSTDPLKSVVVSVTKFNAGNAHNVIPNDASLAGTVRTLDPEIRDLAEQRFKQIVSGIAATHGAEAEIEFQRNYPVTSNHADETDHAIAVAQEIAGAGNVIRDIDPMMGGEDFSYMLNARPGAFIFVGNGDSAGLHNPAYDFNDEAIAHGISYWVRLAEQRLNA; this is encoded by the coding sequence ATGCCGATCTTGAACAGGGCCGCAGAACTCCAGGGCGAAGTGACCGAGTGGCGCCGCCACATCCATGCGCATCCGGAACTCCTCTATGCCGTTGAGAATACGGCCGCCTTCGTGGCCGAGAAACTGCGCTCCTTCGGCGTCGACGAGGTGGTGACCGGCATCGGCCGCACCGGCGTCGTCGGCCTGATCCGTGGCAAGGGCGAAGGACGAACGGTCGGCCTGCGCGCCGATATGGACGCCCTGCCGCTGACCGAAATCACCGGCAAGCCCTATGCTTCCGAAACGCCCGGCAAGATGCATGCCTGCGGCCATGACGGCCACACGGCCATGCTCTTGGGCGCTGCGAAATACCTCGCCGAGAACCGCACCTTCAACGGTAATATCGCCGTCATCTTCCAGCCGGCCGAAGAAGGCGGCGCCGGCGGCGACGCCATGGTCAAGGACGGCATGATGGAGCGCTTCAAGATCGCCGAAGTCTACGGCATGCACAATATGCCGGGCCTGCCTGTCGGCCATTTCGCCATCCGCAAGGGCGCGATCATGGCGGCGACCGACGAATTTACCGTCTCCATCAAGGGGCTCGGCGGCCATGCCGCCATGCCGCACAAGACGATCGATCCGATCGCCATCGGCGCGCAGATCGTCTCCAATTTGCAGCTCATCGCCTCGCGCAGCACCGATCCGCTGAAATCGGTCGTCGTCTCCGTCACCAAATTCAATGCCGGCAACGCACATAACGTCATCCCGAACGATGCGAGCCTTGCCGGCACGGTGCGCACGCTCGATCCCGAAATACGCGACCTGGCCGAACAGCGCTTCAAGCAGATCGTCTCCGGCATCGCCGCCACCCACGGGGCGGAAGCCGAGATCGAATTCCAGCGCAACTACCCGGTCACATCAAACCATGCCGACGAGACCGATCACGCGATCGCGGTCGCTCAAGAGATCGCCGGCGCGGGCAATGTCATCCGGGATATCGACCCGATGATGGGCGGCGAGGATTTCTCCTACATGCTGAACGCCCGCCCCGGCGCCTTCATCTTCGTCGGCAACGGCGACAGCGCCGGCCTGCACAACCCCGCCTACGACTTCAACGACGAAGCCATCGCCCACGGCATCTCCTATTGGGTGCGCCTCGCCGAGCAGCGCCTCAACGCCTGA
- a CDS encoding GNAT family N-acetyltransferase, producing MEEHQTSARANDLTLVEPSLLNLRGFEQALMRGWSPDPRRQHDKSFIETELTTLRKDRSAFLTRTISNEIVATAVSNREPQCLIARPFWIWDGGFCGYITLRYLAGTTQLPLHVPGHVGYSIVPWKQGRGYATQALLLLLPVARKAGFANISIVCNEDNFASKRVIEKAGGVLCRTGTHASDSPIVSKLFFDLPTHL from the coding sequence TTGGAAGAACATCAAACTTCAGCGCGTGCGAACGATTTAACCCTTGTTGAGCCAAGCCTGCTCAATTTACGGGGCTTTGAACAAGCGCTCATGCGCGGTTGGTCGCCCGATCCACGGCGCCAGCATGACAAGTCGTTTATCGAAACTGAACTGACGACACTCCGGAAAGACAGATCAGCTTTCCTCACCCGTACTATATCGAACGAAATCGTCGCCACAGCGGTATCGAATCGGGAACCTCAATGCCTTATTGCCCGCCCGTTCTGGATCTGGGATGGAGGCTTTTGCGGCTACATTACATTGCGTTATCTGGCTGGAACGACCCAACTGCCCTTACACGTGCCGGGTCATGTGGGCTATTCGATCGTCCCTTGGAAACAAGGACGAGGGTACGCAACGCAAGCACTGCTGCTTCTATTGCCTGTCGCAAGGAAGGCTGGCTTTGCCAATATCAGCATCGTCTGCAACGAAGATAACTTCGCCTCGAAACGCGTTATCGAGAAAGCGGGAGGCGTGCTTTGCCGGACGGGCACCCACGCATCGGATTCTCCAATCGTATCGAAACTATTCTTCGATCTGCCGACTCATTTGTAA